From Anopheles funestus chromosome 3RL, idAnoFuneDA-416_04, whole genome shotgun sequence, a single genomic window includes:
- the LOC125769435 gene encoding AP-1 complex subunit mu-1 → MSSSAIFILDAKGKVLISRNYRGHIDMGVIDKFMPLLMEKEEEGLITPILQTPECTFAYVKTNNLYLVSVTRSNANIALVFVFLHKVVQVFTEYFKELEEESIRDNFVVIYELLDELIDFGYPQTTDSKILQEYITQEGHKLEIQPRIPMAVTNAVSWRSEGIKYRKNEVFLDVIESVNLLANANGNVLRSEIVGAIKMRVYLSGMPELRLGLNDKVLFESTGRGKSKSVELEDVKFHQCVRLSRFENDRTISFIPPDGEFELMSYRLNTHVKPLIWIESVIERHAHSRVEYMIKAKSQFKRRSTANNVEIVIPVPADADSPKFKTTIGSVKYAPEQNAITWTIKSFPGGKEYLMRAHFGLPSVECEDSEGKPPIQVKFEIPYFTTSGIQVRYLKIIEKSGYQALPWVRYITQNGDYQLRTN, encoded by the exons ATGTCTTCGTCGGCAATTTTCATCCTCGACGCAAAAGGAAAGGTGTTGATATCGCGCAACTATCGCGGCCACATCGATATGGGCGTGATCGATAAGTTCATGCCACTGTTGatggaaaaggaagaagaagggCTCATTACACCGATCCTCCAGACGCCGGAATGCACGTTTGCTTACGTGAAGACGAACAACCTGTACCTGGTTTCGGTCACCCGAAGCAATGCCAACATTGCGCTGGTATTCGTTTTCCTTCACAAGGTCGTACAGGTGTTTACCGAGTACTTCAAGGAGCTGGAAGAGGAAAGCATACGGGACAATTTCGTGGTGATCTACGAACTGTTGGATGAGTTGATTGATTTCGGTTACCCGCAGACGACGGACAGTAAAATACTGCAGGAGTACATTACGCAGGAAGGCCACAAGCTCGAAATACAGCCACGAATTCCGATGGCGGTAACGAACGCGGTATCGTGGCGCTCGGAGGGCATAAAATATCGCAAGAATGAGGTATTTTTGGATGTGATCGAAAGCGTCAATCTGCTAGCGAATGCTAACGGCAATGTGCTGCGAAGTGAAATTGTGGGAGCGATAAAAATGCGCGTCTACCTGTCCGGCATGCCGGAACTGCGCCTTGGCCTGAACGATAAGGTGCTGTTCGAGAGCACCGGACGGGGCAAATCGAAATCCGTCGAGTTGGAGGATGTGAAGTTCCACCAGTGCGTACGATTGTCTCGTTTCGAGAACGATCGTACGATCTCGTTTATTCCACCGGATGGGGAATTTGAGCTGATGTCGTATCGGTTAAACACGCACGTGAAACCTTTGATCTGGATTGAGTCCGTCATCGAGCGTCACGCGCACAGTCGAGTGGAGTACATGATCAAGGCGAAGTCGCAGTTTAAACGTCGATCCACGGCGAACAATGTGGAAATTGTCATTCCGGTCCCGGCTGATGCCGATTCGCCCAAATTTAAAACCACCATCGGTAGCGTAAAGTACGCACCGGAGCAGAATGCCATTACATGGACCATTAAATCATTCCCG GGTGGTAAGGAATATTTAATGCGTGCCCACTTTGGTCTGCCCAGTGTAGAATGTGAAGACAGTGAGGGAAAGCCTCCGATTCAGGTGAAGTTTGAAATTCCCTACTTTACTACATCCGGCATTCAG GTgcgttatttaaaaattatcgaAAAAAGTGGATACCAAGCCCTGCCCTGGGTGCGATACATCACCCAGAACGGTGACTATCAGCTGAGAACGAACTAA
- the LOC125769438 gene encoding selenide, water dikinase 2-like encodes MFKPESHGLSPDFRLTKFSTLRGUGSKVPQDVLNRLLAGVYTEQLGDKDVKEKNDPEEGVGIGLDSSVIALKHDLFLVQSVDFFYPLIDDPFMLGKIALANVVSDVFAVGATEIDQIKLIVTAPTEFTDKEREVVVPMVMKGFMEAAKECKAPVKIGSIAENPWCIIGGAASAVCHRSELIMPYNAAEGDVIVLTKPLGTQLATNAYIWMNEKSENWTRLQERFNVADIEETYRIALESMSRLNKAGAELMRKHHAHAATDVTGFGIYGHAENLASFQKAEVDFQLDTLPIIKNVREIADVLGRSTKLLGGKAVETSGGLLICLPSTNAAAFCEEYKQSTAHEAWIVGCVVKGTRGVQMNPNLKILTVEES; translated from the exons ATGTTCAAACCGGAAAGCCACGGACTTAGTCCGGACTTCCGGCTAACAAAATTCTCTACACTTCGAGGGTGAGGTTCGAAAGTTCCTCAAGATGTCCTAAACCGACTTCTTGCAGGAGTGTACACGGAACAATTAGGTGATAAggatgtgaaggaaaaaaatgacccGGAGGAGGGTGTTG GAATAGGATTGGATTCATCTGTAATAGCGCTCAAACATGACCTCTTTTTGGTACAATCGGTTGATTTTTTCTACCCACTTATCGATGATCCATTTATGCTAGGCAAGATTGCGTTAGCCAACGTGGTAAGTGATGTGTTTGCCGTTGGTGCCACGGAAATCGATCAGATAAAGCTGATAGTTACCGCACCGACCGAATTCACCGACAAGGAACGGGAGGTGGTAGTGCCAATGGTAATGAAAGGATTTATGGAAGCTGCCAAGGAATGCAAAGCACCGGTCAAGATTGGTAGCATTGCGGAAAATCCTTGGTGTATAATTGGTGGTGCTGCTTCGGCTGTCTGTCATCGGTCGGAGCTGATAAT GCCATACAACGCAGCAGAAGGTGATGTGATAGTGTTGACCAAACCGCTCGGCACACAGCTGGCAACGAATGCTTACATCTGGATGAACGAAAAGTCTGAAAACTGGACCCGACTACAGGAGCGTTTCAATGTGGCCGATATTGAAGAAACGTATCGTATCGCATTAGAGTCGATGTCCAGGTTAAACAAAGCGGGAGCGGAATTAATGCGTAAGCACCACGCACATGCGGCTACAGACGTCACAGGTTTTGGCATCTATGGGCATGCAGAAAATTTGGCATCGTTCCAGAAAGCCGAAGTAGATTTCCAACTCGATACGCTTCCCATCATTAAGAACGTGCGAGAAATAGCGGATGTTCTCGGTCGTAGCACAAAACTGCTCGGTGGTAAAGCGGTGGAAACTAGCGGCGGGTTGTTAATATGTTTACCTAGCACGAACGCAGCAGCATTCTGTGAAGAGTACAAACAATCTACTGCACATGAGGCGTGGATAGTAGGGTGTGTTGTAAAAGGCACTAGAGGTGTACAGATGAATCCAAATCTGAAAATCTTAACCGTGGAAGAATCCTAA